From the genome of Hymenobacter cellulosilyticus, one region includes:
- a CDS encoding pectinesterase family protein, which produces MQFFPLVLAATLLLSATQLRAQTTPTVPATPAAKPAPTPAPPQVTRMTVAQDGSGDYRTIQEAVNASRDLSQVTVTIFIKNGTYREKLVVPSHKTHVTLLGESNTGVIITFGDYSGDAEKHSTYTSHTVLVQANDFTAENITFENSAGPVGQAVALHVEGDRATFRNCRMLGNQDTLYMAVENSRQYYQNCYIEGTTDFLFGTATVVFEGCELRSKRNSYITAASTTAHQRYGYVLLNCKLTATDEAKKVYLGRPWRPNAKTVFINCELGAHITPAGWDNWRNPENEKTVYYAEYNSTGPGANAKERVKWARQLTAKEAKKYTLKNIFAGGAGWEPARK; this is translated from the coding sequence ATGCAATTTTTCCCGCTTGTTCTCGCTGCCACGCTGCTGCTTAGTGCTACCCAGCTTCGCGCCCAAACCACGCCAACGGTTCCTGCTACCCCAGCCGCCAAGCCCGCCCCAACGCCCGCGCCACCGCAAGTCACGCGCATGACCGTGGCCCAGGATGGCTCGGGTGACTACCGCACTATTCAGGAGGCCGTGAATGCCTCCCGGGATCTGTCGCAGGTAACCGTCACGATTTTCATCAAGAACGGTACCTACCGGGAAAAGCTGGTGGTGCCCTCGCACAAAACCCACGTGACGCTGCTGGGTGAGAGCAACACCGGCGTCATTATCACCTTCGGCGACTACTCCGGCGACGCCGAAAAGCACAGCACCTACACTTCCCACACCGTGCTGGTGCAGGCCAACGACTTTACGGCCGAGAACATCACCTTCGAAAACTCCGCCGGACCGGTGGGCCAAGCTGTGGCCCTGCATGTGGAAGGCGACCGGGCCACGTTCCGCAACTGCCGGATGCTGGGCAACCAGGACACGCTGTATATGGCCGTCGAGAACAGCCGGCAGTACTACCAGAACTGCTACATCGAAGGCACCACCGACTTCCTCTTCGGCACGGCCACGGTGGTATTCGAGGGCTGCGAGCTGCGCAGCAAGCGCAACTCTTACATCACGGCGGCCTCCACTACCGCCCACCAGCGCTACGGCTACGTGCTGCTGAACTGCAAGCTCACGGCTACCGACGAGGCTAAAAAAGTATACTTGGGCCGACCCTGGCGGCCTAATGCCAAAACCGTGTTCATCAACTGCGAGCTGGGCGCCCACATCACGCCCGCCGGCTGGGACAACTGGCGCAATCCGGAGAATGAGAAAACGGTGTACTACGCCGAATACAACTCCACCGGCCCCGGCGCCAACGCCAAGGAGCGCGTGAAGTGGGCCCGCCAGCTCACGGCCAAGGAAGCCAAAAAGTACACGCTCAAAAACATCTTCGCGGGCGGCGCAGGCTGGGAGCCAGCCCGGAAGTAG